From the Leptospira biflexa serovar Patoc strain 'Patoc 1 (Paris)' genome, one window contains:
- a CDS encoding NAD(P)-binding domain-containing protein, whose product MWPQVYFNWLRNFSPTGSVEIYPEISDSFETNLPNVFVIGDLTGVPLLKMAAESGVQVWKHIPEISNNRLDAVIIGSGPAGVSCAMEAKRLGKKYLVLESNLPFQTIQSYPKKKPIFAEPKEFQSNSSIKILDTVKEDLLKDLNQILKQNPINLETNQRVISIRKDHAGYVLETETGSTYQTNSVVIAMGKSGDPKKLGIKGENESNVSYRLIDPKETSGSSVIIVGGGDTALESAILCSEYAKEITIIHRGGDFSKAKSENKNLVLTLESEGKVKIIFESELQEITPSFVFVKTKQSAIKIKADLIYVMIGTLPPIGFFERVGIKLQNQKNIMDWVGLTGLVSFAMTAYFGKASFYGPIWFSFLASFSAFISAVSLITYAIIVWKKRETKFDHWKIFKFSYFLFVFFYFLTVYFSSSYQGYHLLGKYPSFHYTFLYSLTILVFGIRRMIVRKTDYIFYQTLSLIGIQVFFLFLLPELILPALGELGYLGSQDGYIRTEIFPSDAYWKAYGFILAWPLSMGVLYDGGITKFWLVYGISFSFVFIPFLVYRYGKGAYCGWICSCGGLAETLGDEYRQKMPHSKTAYRFEHSGQYILFLAAILTFLKLVGVFGKFYFPSFILGEMVADSVKWIYDIVVDIGLAGVVGVGCYFFYSGRVWCRMFCPLASLMHIYARFSQFRIFSDKKKCISCNICTKNCHQGIDVMGYASRGIPMDSVQCVRCSACVSLCPTDVLQFGKLNGNQVTFDLLDAKMRK is encoded by the coding sequence TCCGTTGAAATTTATCCTGAAATTTCTGATTCATTTGAAACAAATTTACCGAATGTCTTTGTGATTGGTGATTTAACTGGTGTTCCACTTTTAAAGATGGCCGCAGAAAGTGGAGTTCAAGTTTGGAAACACATTCCAGAAATTTCCAATAATCGATTGGATGCTGTGATCATCGGTTCTGGACCCGCCGGAGTTTCATGTGCGATGGAAGCCAAACGGTTGGGAAAAAAGTACTTAGTATTGGAATCGAATCTTCCCTTCCAAACCATTCAAAGTTATCCTAAAAAAAAACCAATTTTTGCAGAACCTAAAGAATTCCAAAGTAATTCCTCAATCAAAATTCTTGATACGGTCAAAGAAGACCTTTTAAAGGATTTGAATCAGATTCTAAAACAAAATCCAATCAATTTGGAAACAAACCAAAGAGTCATCAGTATTAGAAAAGATCATGCCGGTTATGTTTTAGAGACTGAAACAGGTTCCACTTATCAAACAAATTCTGTTGTCATTGCGATGGGGAAATCAGGAGATCCTAAAAAATTAGGAATCAAAGGAGAAAACGAATCAAATGTTTCCTACCGTCTCATCGATCCAAAAGAAACATCTGGTTCATCTGTGATCATAGTCGGTGGAGGGGATACTGCTTTAGAATCTGCGATTCTTTGTTCTGAGTATGCAAAAGAAATTACAATCATTCATAGGGGAGGCGATTTTAGCAAAGCAAAGTCCGAAAACAAAAATCTTGTTTTGACTTTGGAATCAGAAGGGAAAGTAAAAATTATTTTTGAATCGGAATTGCAAGAGATTACACCTTCGTTTGTTTTTGTTAAAACCAAACAATCAGCAATCAAAATCAAAGCTGATTTGATCTATGTAATGATAGGAACCTTACCTCCCATTGGTTTTTTTGAACGTGTTGGCATCAAATTACAAAATCAAAAAAACATTATGGATTGGGTTGGGCTTACAGGGCTTGTTTCATTTGCAATGACTGCCTATTTTGGGAAGGCATCTTTTTATGGGCCCATCTGGTTTTCGTTTCTTGCTTCCTTCTCTGCTTTTATTTCGGCAGTCAGCTTGATAACCTATGCCATTATTGTATGGAAAAAACGAGAGACTAAGTTTGATCATTGGAAAATTTTTAAGTTCAGTTATTTCCTATTTGTTTTTTTCTATTTTTTAACCGTTTATTTTTCGTCTTCGTACCAAGGGTATCATCTTTTAGGGAAGTATCCTTCGTTTCATTATACTTTTTTGTATTCGCTCACCATCCTCGTTTTTGGAATACGTAGGATGATTGTTCGTAAAACAGATTATATTTTTTATCAAACGCTTTCTTTGATAGGAATCCAAGTTTTTTTCCTGTTTTTATTGCCGGAATTGATATTACCGGCATTAGGTGAACTTGGATATCTTGGCAGTCAAGACGGATACATTAGAACAGAAATTTTCCCATCTGATGCTTATTGGAAAGCCTACGGATTTATATTAGCATGGCCATTGAGTATGGGAGTTTTATATGATGGTGGAATCACTAAGTTTTGGTTGGTTTACGGAATTTCGTTTAGTTTTGTTTTTATCCCTTTCCTTGTTTATCGTTATGGTAAGGGAGCCTATTGTGGTTGGATTTGTTCCTGCGGTGGACTTGCGGAGACATTAGGTGATGAATATAGACAAAAAATGCCCCATTCTAAAACTGCCTATCGATTTGAACATTCTGGACAATATATACTCTTTCTTGCTGCGATTCTCACGTTCTTAAAACTGGTTGGTGTTTTTGGGAAGTTTTACTTCCCGAGTTTTATTTTAGGAGAGATGGTTGCTGATTCAGTCAAATGGATTTATGACATCGTCGTAGACATAGGTCTTGCCGGTGTCGTTGGTGTTGGATGTTATTTTTTTTACTCAGGGCGAGTCTGGTGCCGCATGTTTTGTCCTCTTGCATCACTCATGCATATTTATGCAAGATTCAGTCAATTTAGGATTTTTTCAGATAAAAAGAAATGTATTTCTTGTAATATCTGCACGAAGAACTGTCACCAAGGAATTGATGTAATGGGGTATGCGAGTAGAGGGATTCCTATGGATAGCGTTCAATGTGTACGGTGTTCGGCTTGTGTATCTCTTTGTCCTACTGATGTTCTACAATTTGGAAAATTGAATGGGAATCAGGTGACATTTGATTTGTTAGATGCCAAAATGCGGAAATAA
- a CDS encoding glycerate kinase type-2 family protein, whose protein sequence is MNSLKEEILYFFRLGVHAADPNSLFEDFWEDHSLLQETFHTSKKNLFVFSVGKAAYPMAMSFVHDFPIKNGYILTKYGHLPTEKQIIQEDSIWKYREASHPILDQNSIDHSNEVLNLLKQLGKNDRLVVLLSGGASSLFEIPIEGYSLIDMISIQKRLLNSGKFIHEINLERKKSSKVKGGKLLSELNSELEVYTFVISDVIGDDPYTIGSGPTYPSENYFILGNLTKSIQTIIHKAKQLGYQTKCISDTWTGSVEETSYLIEKEFLSAIESNTKQMVLIGGELVCPVNGNGVGGRNQELALRITILLEKHQVNRNWMFLSAGTDGTDGPTDAAGGVVTNNTIALMKEKKWDPIVQLEDSNSYPILKDVNALVMTGPTGTNVNDILILLVEGSES, encoded by the coding sequence TTGAATTCACTCAAAGAAGAAATTTTGTATTTTTTTAGACTAGGGGTACATGCGGCGGACCCCAATTCCTTGTTTGAAGATTTTTGGGAGGATCATTCGCTTTTACAGGAAACTTTCCATACTTCTAAAAAGAATTTGTTTGTCTTTTCAGTTGGAAAAGCCGCGTATCCCATGGCGATGTCATTTGTTCATGATTTCCCAATTAAAAATGGTTATATTCTCACAAAGTACGGACATTTACCAACCGAAAAACAAATCATCCAAGAAGACTCAATTTGGAAGTATCGAGAAGCTTCCCATCCTATTCTTGATCAAAATTCAATCGATCATTCAAATGAAGTCTTAAATTTATTAAAACAATTAGGAAAAAACGATCGTTTGGTGGTTCTTCTCTCTGGTGGCGCATCTAGTTTGTTTGAAATACCTATCGAGGGTTATTCGTTAATTGATATGATCTCCATTCAAAAACGATTGTTAAACAGTGGTAAATTCATTCATGAGATCAATTTAGAGAGAAAAAAGTCTTCCAAGGTAAAAGGAGGAAAACTTTTATCAGAGTTAAACTCAGAGTTAGAGGTGTATACGTTTGTGATCTCAGATGTCATTGGTGATGACCCATATACAATTGGTTCAGGGCCTACGTATCCTAGTGAAAATTATTTCATTTTGGGAAACCTCACAAAATCAATTCAAACCATTATACATAAAGCAAAACAACTAGGATACCAAACGAAATGTATCAGTGATACTTGGACGGGTAGTGTTGAAGAAACATCATATTTGATTGAAAAAGAATTTTTGTCTGCAATCGAATCAAATACAAAACAAATGGTTCTAATCGGTGGTGAATTGGTTTGCCCTGTGAATGGAAATGGAGTGGGTGGAAGGAACCAAGAACTAGCCCTTCGGATAACCATCTTACTTGAAAAACACCAAGTCAATCGAAACTGGATGTTTTTATCGGCTGGCACTGATGGTACGGATGGCCCGACAGATGCTGCGGGCGGTGTTGTTACGAACAATACAATTGCCTTGATGAAAGAAAAAAAATGGGATCCAATAGTTCAATTGGAAGATTCAAATTCTTATCCAATTCTAAAAGATGTAAATGCACTCGTTATGACAGGACCCACTGGTACGAATGTCAATGACATATTAATCTTGTTAGTTGAAGGTTCGGAATCCTAG